One region of Channa argus isolate prfri chromosome 20, Channa argus male v1.0, whole genome shotgun sequence genomic DNA includes:
- the LOC137105615 gene encoding Na(+)/H(+) exchange regulatory cofactor NHE-RF1-like isoform X1, with amino-acid sequence MSSLRPRLCVMEKRTSGYGFHMHGEKGKSGQFIRLVEPDTPASAAGLLAGDRLVFVNGESVEGESHQQVVARIRATIGALELIVVDPETSELLKKHNLQCRKEYVTEGIPLPGGDSDSELGDTQSNGTPREPTPVPRENGDTSSEKSDRLSVSSSTKEESGGLRPRLCNLKKGPNGYGFNLHSEKSRPGQFITAVDEDSPAQRAGLKPQDKIVQVNSRSVVGMQHSEVVGAIKAGGNETRLLVVDAETEAFFKRCNVQPSEEHVTGPLPEPVSEGASIEEKAAAERKPKVSVSSTSSSASSNASLPAAACSSSPPEVAKATEPTPAAEGLNMGMSLAQAKERAHQKRAAKKAPPMDWSKRNELFSNL; translated from the exons ATGTCCAGCCTCCGACCAAGACTGTGTGTCATGGAGAAAAGAACCAGTGGCTACGGGTTCCACATGCACGGAGAGAAGGGCAAAAGCGGGCAGTTCATCAGGCTCGTGGAGCCCGACACTCCCGCCTCTGCAGCCGGGCTCCTCGCCGGAGACCGACTGGTGTTCGTGAACGGGGAGAGCGTGGAGGGCGAGAGCCACCAGCAAGTGGTCGCCAGGATACGAGCCACCATCGGGGCTTTAGAGCTCATCGTGGTGGACCCCGAAACGAGCGAGCTGCTGAAGAAACATAACCTGCAGTGCCGGAAAGAGTATGTCACGGAGGGGATTCCCCTGCCCGGCGGGGACAGTGACTCAGAACTCGGGGACACGCAGAGCAACGGCACGCCGAGGGAGCCCACCCCTGTCCCGCGTGAGAACGGCGACACATCATCAGAGAAGTCGGACAGACTGAGTGTCAGCTCCAGTACCAAG GAGGAGAGTGGTGGGCTGCGGCCTCGTCTCTGCAACCTGAAGAAGGGACCTAATGGGTATGGCTTCAACCTGCACAGTGAGAAGTCCAGACCAGGCCAGTTCATCACAGCTGTGGACGAGGACTCTCCAGCACAGAGAGCAGGCCTCAAGCCACAGGACAAGATCGTCCAG GTGAACAGCAGGTCAGTGGTTGGGATGCAACACTCTGAGGTGGTTGGTGCCATCAAGGCTGGAGGGAACGAGACCCGACTGCTGGTTGTTGACGCAGAGACGGAGGCTTTCTTCAAGAGGTGCAATGTCCAGCCCAGTGAGGAGCACGTCACAG GACCTCTTCCTGAGCCAGTATCAGAGGGAGCATCTATTGAGGAG aaggcagcagcagagaggaagccTAAAGTGTCAGTGAGCTCCACATCCTCCAGTGCCTCCTCCAATGCCTCGCTGCCTGCAGCGGCATGCAGCTCCTCGCCTCCTGAG GTTGCAAAGGCCACGGAGCCGACCCCTGCAGCTGAGGGCCTGAATATGGGCATGTCGCTTGCCCAGGCCAAAGAAAGAGCCCATCAGAAAAGGGCCGCCAAGAAAGCCCCACCCATGGACTGGAGCAAGAGGAACGAACTGTTTAGCAACTTATAA
- the LOC137105615 gene encoding Na(+)/H(+) exchange regulatory cofactor NHE-RF1-like isoform X2, with product MSSLRPRLCVMEKRTSGYGFHMHGEKGKSGQFIRLVEPDTPASAAGLLAGDRLVFVNGESVEGESHQQVVARIRATIGALELIVVDPETSELLKKHNLQCRKEYVTEGIPLPGGDSDSELGDTQSNGTPREPTPVPRENGDTSSEKSDRLSVSSSTKEESGGLRPRLCNLKKGPNGYGFNLHSEKSRPGQFITAVDEDSPAQRAGLKPQDKIVQVNSRSVVGMQHSEVVGAIKAGGNETRLLVVDAETEAFFKRCNVQPSEEHVTGPLPEPVSEGASIEEAAAERKPKVSVSSTSSSASSNASLPAAACSSSPPEVAKATEPTPAAEGLNMGMSLAQAKERAHQKRAAKKAPPMDWSKRNELFSNL from the exons ATGTCCAGCCTCCGACCAAGACTGTGTGTCATGGAGAAAAGAACCAGTGGCTACGGGTTCCACATGCACGGAGAGAAGGGCAAAAGCGGGCAGTTCATCAGGCTCGTGGAGCCCGACACTCCCGCCTCTGCAGCCGGGCTCCTCGCCGGAGACCGACTGGTGTTCGTGAACGGGGAGAGCGTGGAGGGCGAGAGCCACCAGCAAGTGGTCGCCAGGATACGAGCCACCATCGGGGCTTTAGAGCTCATCGTGGTGGACCCCGAAACGAGCGAGCTGCTGAAGAAACATAACCTGCAGTGCCGGAAAGAGTATGTCACGGAGGGGATTCCCCTGCCCGGCGGGGACAGTGACTCAGAACTCGGGGACACGCAGAGCAACGGCACGCCGAGGGAGCCCACCCCTGTCCCGCGTGAGAACGGCGACACATCATCAGAGAAGTCGGACAGACTGAGTGTCAGCTCCAGTACCAAG GAGGAGAGTGGTGGGCTGCGGCCTCGTCTCTGCAACCTGAAGAAGGGACCTAATGGGTATGGCTTCAACCTGCACAGTGAGAAGTCCAGACCAGGCCAGTTCATCACAGCTGTGGACGAGGACTCTCCAGCACAGAGAGCAGGCCTCAAGCCACAGGACAAGATCGTCCAG GTGAACAGCAGGTCAGTGGTTGGGATGCAACACTCTGAGGTGGTTGGTGCCATCAAGGCTGGAGGGAACGAGACCCGACTGCTGGTTGTTGACGCAGAGACGGAGGCTTTCTTCAAGAGGTGCAATGTCCAGCCCAGTGAGGAGCACGTCACAG GACCTCTTCCTGAGCCAGTATCAGAGGGAGCATCTATTGAGGAG gcagcagcagagaggaagccTAAAGTGTCAGTGAGCTCCACATCCTCCAGTGCCTCCTCCAATGCCTCGCTGCCTGCAGCGGCATGCAGCTCCTCGCCTCCTGAG GTTGCAAAGGCCACGGAGCCGACCCCTGCAGCTGAGGGCCTGAATATGGGCATGTCGCTTGCCCAGGCCAAAGAAAGAGCCCATCAGAAAAGGGCCGCCAAGAAAGCCCCACCCATGGACTGGAGCAAGAGGAACGAACTGTTTAGCAACTTATAA
- the LOC137105614 gene encoding caskin-2-like isoform X7, with protein MVMEQHSDGRWKGHIHDTQRGTDRVGFFPPSVVEVLSRRTGGILPCQASMPGQRQHSASRAPSLNHGSAPQNNDSYTCGHDLAGATLGSHLSAPASPASPTQDIWVLRSSPTGDRNSVGSAGSVGSSRSAGSGQSSESGHKQNGTQNRFNTDTSKLSPSAGESGDHLHTGAGADNSKQVDESTGGSHQQVNGTSQKDFVRPEQLVEGKDSEAIYQWLREFQLEQYTSNFINTGYDVPTISRMTPEDLTAIGVTKPGHRKKISIEIGKLSIPEWLPDYIPLDLGEWLSVIGLPQYQKRLCDNGYDSIMIVKDITWEDLQEIGITKLGHQKKLMLAVKRLCDLQRSRNHADRTGGETLRRKPPAALELVAIEHTPTHNVHARTRSDVLTDGCCPSPRTPRALLSFQDSELSAELQSAMIGRAGSGAAEAIGFRGVTSAAMSLSQESISTRSRGSGNSGNSGNSNSGNSQEQQATWASATTSSRFEENLDCGRGEEPKSGGSSPRGRGRQRPTEMVEHMDRSKISNLFSPPTPPLTPSKMPRFAYPAVPPKGKNLQSPNHLYQPQHHQPASPSSPAPQPSPSQQAFTYLQGEAAGVNGAQRMLSKPLPGAVPLLGSRPGHPPVDGTQKGLHKKRSQSLTRYALSDGEPDEDDGHAVPCTSASSAAMPSYATLSRKQGHGHPSATRAQRQINRSHSFAVRSKHKGPPPPPPKRMSSVSSSSAHRPECGKLKEPEVKEVVELESLGSVRSIAAKLEASSSPSRRIDIPPTYVPVSPIFSPVSSPVPHGISSHITPQQSRPVPTLGLAGLRRTVSQRTEGDYDRQRGESLVGTAEEKEKARQIERMSKSASPSPKHSPGDHLPFAEEGNLTIKQRPRMAVVPDVKAPQESPVHIPNSLELPEFNLKESDTVKRRHKPKDKELSTPEEPTTPSRGHIVSQSTNHSLHIKNDASTRSHDETQKYIFQRIGSIGKGPKPSTSLKASSPLNQLPNSKPTIPQKVVSLTQASAQTAIPKLTSVQIHTVSPKLGSSVHTQSRLPSPKPVKHPVTVTSKPESPLKAAGVSACRFPQSSTTSSTTGQNVTEVQSVAFTGLYSTSMLSGQTGKTGTHQPGVAGLELLAQKRLEQTSTTLEAALRVVENKLALESSLDGGSSTVKAAGNILDDIGNMFDDLADQLDAMLE; from the exons CCCTGCCAAGCCTCAATGCCTGGCCAACGACAGCACTCCGCATCTAGAGCTCCTTCCTTAAACCACGGCTCCGCCCCTCAGAATAACGACTCGTATACCTGTGGCCACGATCTGGCag gtGCTACACTTGGCAGTCACCTCTCAGCCCCAGCTAGTCCTGCTAGCCCCACTCAGGACATTTGGGTCCTCAGGAGCTCCCCCACTG GTGACAGGAACAGTGTTGGCAGTGCTGGCAGTGTAGGCAGCAGCAGAAGTGCAGGCAGTGGCCAGAGCTCCGAAAGTGGCCACAAACAGAATGGGACTCAAAATCGCTTCAACACAGACACTAGCAAG CTATCTCCCTCTGCTGGTGAATCAGGAGACCACCTCCACACTGGAGCAGGAGCAGACAACAGTAAACAGGTTGATGAATCCACAG gTGGTTCCCATCAGCAGGTCAATGGCACTTCTCAAAAAGACTTTGTTAGGCCAGAACAGCTTGTGGAGGGCAAG GACTCTGAGGCCATCTACCAGTGGTTGCGTGAGTTCCAGTTGGAGCAGtacacatccaacttcatcaaTACAGGATATGATGTGCCCACAATTAGCAGGATGACACCGGAG GACCTGACAGCCATCGGAGTGACAAAACCTGGACACAGAAAGAAGATTTCGATAGAGATCGGCAAACTGAGCATCCCTGAATGGCTACCGGATTATATTCCT TTGGATCTAGGAGAGTGGCTGAGTGTGATTGGACTTCCTCAGTACCAGAAGAGATTGTGTGACAATGGCTACGACTCCATCATGATTGTCAAAGACATAACCTGGGAGGACTTGCAGGAGATAGGAATTACCAAACTGG GCCATCAGAAGAAGCTGATGTTAGCAGTGAAGAGACTTTGTGACTTGCAGCGCTCTCGTAACCATGCTGACAGAACTGGTGGCGAGACTCTCAGACGGAAGCCACCAGCTGCTCTGGAGCTTGTCGCTATTGAACACACACCAACGCACAACGTGCACGCTCGCACACGCTCTGATGTGCTGACTGACGGCTGCTGCCCCTCCCCTCGCACCCCCCGGGCCCTCCTCTCCTTTCAGGACAGTGAACTGAGCGCAGAGCTGCAGAGCGCTATGATAGGCAGGGCAGGTAGTGGAGCTGCAGAGGCGATTGGCTTCAGGGGCGTGACTTCTGCAGCCATGTCACTCAGCCAGGAGAGCATTAGCACACGTTCACGTGGCTCAGGCAATTCTGGGAACTCTGGAAATTCAAATTCAGGAAATTCTCAGGAACAACAAGCTACGTGGGCATCAGCCACGACATCCAGCCGATTTGAGGAGAATCTGGATTGTGGAAGAGGGGAAGAGCCCAAGAGTGGAGGAAGCAGTCCAAGAGGCAGAGGTAGACAGAGGCCAACAGAGATGGTGGAGCACATGGATCGGTCTAAAATTTCTAACCTCTTCTCCCCTCCCACCCCTCCCCTAACCCCAAGCAAAATGCCTCGCTTTGCCTATCCAGCTGTGCCACCTAAGGGCAAAAACCTCCAGTCTCCTAACCACCTATATCAGCCTCAGCATCACCAGCCAGCCTCCCCTTCCTCTCCAGCTCCACAGCCTTCCCCATCACAGCAGGCCTTCACTTATCTCCAGGGTGAGGCAGCAGGTGTGAATGGAGCTCAGCGTATGCTCTCCAAGCCTCTGCCTGGAGCTGTCCCTCTGCTGGGATCTCGACCTGGACATCCACCAGTTGATGGCACCCAGAAGGGCCTGCACAAAAAGCGCAGCCAAAGCCTAACTCGCTATGCCCTGTCAGATGGCGAGCCAGATGAAGACGATGGCCATGCTGTCCCGTGCACCTCAGCTTCTTCTGCAGCCATGCCCTCTTATGCCACTCTGTCGCGGAAGCAGGGGCACGGGCACCCCAGCGCCACAAGGGCTCAGCGACAGATCAACCGCAGCCACTCCTTTGCTGTGCGCTCCAAACACAAAGGCCCACCCCCACCGCCACCAAAGAGGATGAGCTCTGTAAGCAGCAGCTCAGCACACCGACCTGAATGTGGGAAACTCAAAGAGCCAGAGGTGAAGGAAGTGGTGGAGTTGGAGAGTTTAGGCAGCGTGAGAAGCATTGCAGCCAAGCTGGAGGCAAGCAGCAGTCCGTCCAGGAGAATAGATATCCCACCAACGTATGTCCCTGTTTCACCAATTTTTAGCCCTGTGTCCTCCCCAGTTCCACATGGAATTTCATCTCACATCACACCACAACAATCTAGACCTGTCCCCACTCTAGGCCTGGCGGGTCTGAGGAGGACAGTAAGTCAGAGAACAGAGGGGGACTATGATAGACAAAGAGGTGAAAGTTTGGTTGGAACAGctgaggaaaaagagaaagcaagaCAAATTGAAAGAATGTCAAAGAGTGCTAGTCCTTCTCCAAAGCACAGCCCCGGTGACCACCTGCCTTTTGCAGAGGAGGGTAACCTCACCATCAAACAACGGCCAAGGATGGCAGTTGTTCCTGACGTCAAGGCTCCTCAGGAAAGCCCGGTCCATATCCCGAACAGTCTGGAGCTCCCAGAGTTTAATTTGAAAGAGTCTGACACAGTGAAAAGACGACACAAACCCAAAGACAAAGAGTTGTCCACACCTGAGGAGCCAACAACCCCCAGCAGAGGCCACATCGTCTCACAAAGCACAAACCACAGTTTACACATAAAGAATGATGCAAGTACACGGAGCCATGATGAAACtcagaaatatattttccaGAGAATAGGTTCCATTGGGAAAGGCCCAAAGCCTTCAACGTCCTTGAAAGCTTCCAGTCCTCTTAATCAGCTCCCTAACAGCAAACCAACAATCCCCCAGAAAGTGGTCTCTTTGACCCAAGCAAGTGCACAAACAGCTATTCCTAAACTAACCAGTGTTCAGATTCACACAGTCTCACCAAAGCTGGGCAGCAGTGTACACACTCAGTCAAGGTTACCTAGTCCTAAACCTGTCAAACACCCGGTGACGGTGACGTCTAAGCCTGAGAGTCCACTGAAAGCTGCTGGTGTGTCTGCATGCAGATTCCCTCAGTCCAGCACCACCTCTTCAACCACAG GACAAAACGTCACCGAGGTCCAGAGTGTTGCATTCACTGGTTTGTACTCCACCTCAATGCTATCGGGCCAGACAGGTAAAACAGGGACACACCAGCCTGGTGTGGCTGGTCTGGAGTTACTGGCTCAGAAGAGGCTGGAGCAAACGAGTACCACACTGGAGGCTGCTCTCAGAGTGGTGGAGAACAAACTGGCTCTGGAAAGCAGCTTGGATGG CGGCAGCAGCACAGTAAAAGCAGCAGGAAATATTTTGGATGACATTGGCAACATGTTTGATGACCTGGCTGACCAGCTGGATGCCATGTTGGAGTGA